A section of the Lineus longissimus chromosome 1, tnLinLong1.2, whole genome shotgun sequence genome encodes:
- the LOC135492948 gene encoding uncharacterized protein LOC135492948 isoform X2, which yields MAEEAAYCGTWKIVECVPLAGALEPTGIEGTEFFLDESGDVSWKIPKETNPESMPFFFCETYEVVLTEPALLKFYGTYAGHVGHVIEFRVEVSDDLMLLTYERCCMLQCQKVLSHDPNEEAPFSFLGAFEEGHFSDLIIKADNGKEFKVHKTILNLSVPSIDWNKTPPPLTGLKEDVLYAVLYYVYSECLPRGMSETTCKACIKAVNKMPGFLKFSELCETFLKNTALRQQITNLVNDMHNCADKIIDLFSGKVSAGEGQGSSTDGGSDDSLMTNPAKLCYIIKQALREGAVACAKLLILCDLFSRRKGELSREERHEIIKYAKSRIPVFMNQLLRFLDVCKRHASTLTASQRQEMATYLVPEIEAALETISKFIFDTKTALEQVISAANTVEKNNEKHGAEKHEKHKKAHVGEVLGKTLRNALHVRELIKLKHFHEKTTDTVVSLMLKKESFGTMTHEEKVRSVAKNIEQLCDEVPVFLSLRIEELMSALDERVTWKEWKYLFKLGTSKVAWALNKVIANKSSLKSMIQQLNDLVHRDHFSQSLTTLGLLDPVVPKAPDAATNSALPQVSVPTTKYAQLSSVESLCIPPFARDSSLAKSALELLHQGENTDMLFEVVSISEGGDTIIDHSEEEPVPRTDRERDIDIRQIKAHCVVISSRCDWFRRALLSGMRESIDKKIIVHDTNPALFQMFLEYLYSGELETSELATEQLADIMQISDRYEMDSLKLLCEHSLRHHLDEDTALFLLSLADQFHAKILRAASLNFIMDHPSLIESEIFADLPEHLQTEAEDCVAWHGLEPRTRSLSGHCHTETPSSVSSLSEVDELMTTLDIAERDPSSSSSEELPFMEDSVRLEGCLSALRDIVGDTVPREELVRVALAADYDVNRALNFFFSS from the exons TACTGAGTTCTTCCTTGATGAAAGCGGCGATGTGTCATGGAAAATCCCAAAGGAAACCAACCCAGAGTCAATGCCGTTCTTCTTCTGTGAGACATATGAG GTTGTTCTTACTGAGCCTGCTCTACTTAAGTTTTATGGAACATATGCTGGCCACGTTGGTCATGTCATTGAGTTCAGG GTGGAGGTTTCTGATGACCTGATGTTGTTGACATATGAAAGATGCTGTATGCTACAGTGCCAGAAG GTGCTATCACATGACCCAAATGAGGAAGCCCCCTTCTCATTCCTGGGGGCATTTGAAGAGGGGCATTTTTCAGATCTCATTATTAAAGCTGACAATGGAAAGGAG TTTAAGGTTCACAAGACAATCCTGAATCTGAGTGTGCCTAGTATTGACTGGAACAAGACGCCTCCCCCTCTCACAGGGCTGAAAGAAGATGTTCTTTATGCTGTGCTCTACTATGTCTACTCTGAGTGCCTGCCTCGTGGCATGTCAGAAACCACTTGCAAGGCTTGCATCAAGGCTGTCAACAAAATGCCTGGGTTCCTTAAATTCTCGGAGCTGTGTGAGACATTTTTAAAGAACACTGCATTAAGACAAC AAATTACCAATCTAGTCAATGATATGCATAATTGTGCCGATAAGATCATTGACCTGTTCAGCGGCAAGGTCAGCGCAGGTGAAGGTCAGGGGAGCAGTACTGACGGTGGCAGTGATGATAGTCTTATGACCAACCCTGCTAAGTTATGTTACATCATCAAACAGGCCCTTAGGGAAGGAGCTGTTG CTTGTGCCAAATTGTTGATATTGTGTGACCTCTTCTCAAGGAGAAAAGGTGAACTGTCTCGTGAAGAAAGACATGAAATCATCAAATATGCAAAATCCAG AATCCCAGTGTTCATGAACCAACTGCTACGATTCCTAGACGTGTGTAAGCGCCATGCTAGTACGCTAACTGCTAGTCAGAGGCAGGAGATGGCAACGTATCTAGTACCAGAG ATTGAAGCTGCCCTAGAGACGATATCCAAGTTCATCTTTGACACAAAGACGGCCCTCGAACAAGTGATAAGTGCTGCAAATACAGTTGAGAAGAACAATGAGAAGCATGGTgctgaaaaacatgaaaaacacaaGAAAGCTCATGTTGGAGAGGTGCTAGGCAAAACACTTAGAAAT GCATTACATGTTAGAGAGCTAATTAAACTAAAACATTTTCACGAGAAAACAACAGACACAGTGGTTAGCCTCATGTTGAAAAA GGAAAGTTTCGGAACCATGACCCACGAAGAGAAAGTCAGGTCTGTCGCCAAAAATATCGAACAACTCTGCGACGAGGTGCCAGTGTTTCTGTCGCTGAGGATTGAGGAGCTGATGTCTGCACTGGATGAAAGGGTCACATGGAAGGAATGGAAGTATCTCTTTAAATTAGGAACGTCTAAAGTG gccTGGGCATTGAATAAAGTGATAGCAAATAAATCAAGCCTGAAGTCCATGATACAACAACTGAATGACCTTGTGCATCGTGATCATTTCTCACAATCATTAACAACTCTAGGCCTGTTGGACCCTGTTGTACCGAAAGCTCCCGATGCTGCAACCAACAGCGCTCTACCACAGGTCTCTGTTCCAACTACAAAGTATGCACAG CTGAGCTCTGTCGAGTCATTGTGTATACCACCTTTTGCCCGGGACAGCTCATTAGCCAAGTCAGCGCTGGAGCTGTTGCACCAAGGCGAGAACACAGATATGTTGTTTGAAGTGGTTAGCATCTCGG AGGGCGGTGATACTATAATTGATCACTCGGAGGAGGAACCTGTGCCACGAACCGACCGAGAACGAGACATAGACATACGCCAGATCAAGGCCCACTGTGTTGTGATATCGTCACGATGTGATTGGTTCAGACGTGCATTACTTAGCGGGATGAGAGAATCTATAGACAA aaaaatcATAGTACATGATACTAATCCTGCTCTGTTTCAAATGTTCCTCGAGTACTTGTACAGTGGTGAACTAGAGACGTCAGAATTAGCAACCGAACAATTGGCTGATATTATGCAAATAAGTGATAGATATGAG ATGGATAGCTTAAAGTTGCTGTGTGAGCACTCCTTGAGGCATCATCTTGATGAAGATACGGCATTGTTCTTACTAAGCCTAGCTGATCAGTTCCATGCGAAGATACTTAGG GCAGCATCGCTCAATTTCATCATGGATCACCCTTCCTTGATTGAGAGCGAGATTTTCGCCGACTTACCCGAGCATTTACAAACAGAGGCAGAAGACTGTGTTGCGTGGCATGGCCTTGAGCCGAGGACCCGATCACTTAGTGGGCATTGCCATACTGAAACGCCTAGTTCTGTGTCGAGTCTTAGTGAGGTGGATGAACTCATGACCACACTCGATATTGCCGAGAGA GACCCGTCTTCCAGTTCATCAGAGGAGCTACCGTTCATGGAGGACTCAGTTCGTCTCGAAGGCTGCCTCTCTGCATTGCGTGATATTGTTGGGGACACTGTGCCTCGCGAGGAGCTAGTCCGGGTTGCATTGGCAGCAGATTACGATGTGAACAGGGCATTgaacttcttcttctcttcatgA
- the LOC135492939 gene encoding TATA-binding protein-associated factor 172-like, producing MTTRLDRLFLLLDTGSTPVIRKSAAEQLGEVQKLHPHELHNLLAKVHCYLRSSSWETRIAAGHAVCAIAKHVPKWEPQGAPKEEESCCKPLPGQLTVSGFNIEAVLMHAASLLGSEGMEYDTDEETKGMDPKDKVTRQRQLLNKRLGLDVAGGMGLAPDDLFKDEDLMEKPSESPKAETVPQKAISELVEQHIQQSGGHLSAREKNRAKRKAKLLVKQISKDPTNGNGDSNSDCDLPPKKRKMARVLVPQPSSKDKVLLDNVMDSTVDMDDCEDWPFDGFCELLIQDLFHSSWEFRHGAATGLREVIKLHGLGAGKSQDMPSDQLSTSNEFYLEDLALRLLCVLALDRFGDFVSDEVVAPVRETCAQALGATVKCLSCDGVAGILNVLLQLLKQRQWEVRHGGLLGIKYLLAVRQEMTSDLLPKVLNYIFQGLQDHDDDVRAVAATSLLPVATQLATLLPQQIPLMVYCLWNTLLELDDLTSSTNSIMSLLAALLQTPAGMVAHSSNSTLTEFVPRLWPFLRHSIASVRKCALETLYTILCQEQSPIWLIPILQDALRHIYQRSLLEHKAELLEIIYKVWCKLIERSPHEYLIGASMPWLAVWLCLIMQPSIVPFERALLIEAKHKHKDPQDLKGRPIPEHLVKEAEYFIGGNESMVERKSLRDQHVMGARLLASRLLGFLCSHITRPPPPPKKYPEGMETPLEAMAKLLLFHLDSKSALQRFAIASVVREWAMMDKDCPLQETVKSRIQSCLTEAIYFDEIAVLFTRMQNRCQEFMTLLGEKTKVEVAAMIQAGPVLTVEQANSLCNEVFNSMKDKLQGQSLQLIDEKRLQLLSTVSQTSSEQQTLSMRAQTSLAGALVSQGYLPDKMNPVIRPLMDTIKKEENCQLQKLAAKNLAFLLNHCIDRTPCPNAKVVKNLCSFLCSDPSTTPVVNQSNTNTDASSVDAAINCDVYSGILTLSAQARNMDVGRKRTSKKESTFTRDIPTDILPNGDQGSNCLQAIQRRGAELALTIISKHFGAHLDSQVPNLWSGMLSALSSLEKDKSDLSSLKENDSAAQELVNSLQVLETVGAELSSHLYNKLLAHITHLCTCLEHPYTAVRHMAARCLGTLAKLDIVTVMTYTIEHILPLFGASDNVTVRQGALETLHYMIDHLGVEIVPYTVLLVVPVLGRMTDQNESVRLMATQCFAMLIRLMPLEAGIPDPPDLKKTLVDQKDRERRFLEQLMETSKLEDYKVPVKIDAELRKYQQDGVNWLAFLNKYKLHGILCDDMGLGKTLQSICILAGDHFYREQKYQETKHADCVALPSLVVCPPTLTGHWVYEVEKFVDKEYLNPLHYTGTPQERQRLRSKVKKHNIVIASYDIVRNDLEFFGAIDWNYCILDEGHTIKNSKTKLTKAVKQLNCNHRLILSGTPIQNNVLELWSLFDFLMPGFLGTERQFQARYGKPIIQSRDAKSSSKEQEAGVLAMESLHRQVLPFLLRRLKEDVLQDLPPKIIQDYYCDLSPLQVQLYEDFSESKARENVNEDVLSSEQKVNQQKATHVFQALQYLRKVCNHPALVLTSKHPQFEKVTAQLAQKNNALALNDINHSSKLVALKQLLLDCGIGVASSVVNNLGDFGPIVNQHRVLLFCQLKSMLDIVEHDLFKVHMPSVTYLRLDGSVPAGTRHGLVSRFNNDPSIDVLLLTTHVGGLGLNLTGADTVIFVEHDWNPMKDLQAMDRAHRIGQKKVVNVYRLITRGTLEEKIMGLQKFKINIANTIISQDNSSLQSMGTDQLLDLFTLEENKKGANAAGGSSKEGTEKDGAKNVIDSLEELWDEKQYEDEYNLDNFISSLSN from the exons ATGACTACTCG TTTGGACCGTTTGTTTCTTCTCCTTGACACTGGCTCCACCCCTGTGATTCGGAAGTCTGCCGCGGAACAGCTTGGAGAGGTACAGAAACTCCATCCCCATGAATTACATAATCTACTGGCTAAG GTACATTGCTATCTGCGGAGCAGTTCCTGGGAAACAAGGATTGCTGCTGGCCATGCGGTGTGTGCTATAGCAAAACATGTGCCCAAGTGGGAGCCACAGGGGGCACCAAAGGAAG AGGAGTCTTGTTGTAAACCTCTGCCTGGTCAGCTGACAGTCAGTGGGTTCAACATCGAAGCAGTCCTTATGCATGCTGCTTCACTTCTTGGCTCAGAGGGTATGGAGTATGACACAGATGAGGAAACTAAAG GAATGGACCCCAAGGATAAGGTCACGAGGCAAAGACAGCTATTGAATAAACGTCTTGGTCTTGATGTGGCTGGAGGAATGGGCCTGGCGCCTGATGACCTGTTTAAGGATGAGGATCTTATGGAGAAGCCTTCAGAGTCACCTAAGGCAGAGACCGTTCCACAG AAAGCAATAAGTGAACTTGTAGAGCAGCACATCCAGCAATCAGGTGGACACCTGAGTGCTCGGGAGAAGAACAGAGCAAAACGAAAAGCCAAACTTCTTGTTAAACAGATCTCTAAAGATCCTACCAATGGAAATGG GGATAGTAACAGTGACTGTGATCTACCACCAAAGAAGCGGAAAATGGCGCGTGTGTTGGTTCCCCAACCATCCTCGAAGGATAAGGTGCTCCTGGATAATGTCATGGATTCTACAGTTGATATGGATGAT TGTGAAGATTGGCCTTTTGATGGGTTCTGTGAACTCCTGATCCAAGACTTGTTCCATTCCTCTTGGGAGTTCAGACATGGAGCCGCCACAGGCCTCAGGGAGGTGATCAAGCTGCATGGACTTGGGGCCGGCAAGAGTCAGGACATGCCTTCTGATCAG CTGTCCACTTCGAATGAGTTTTATCTTGAGGACCTTGCACTAAGACTGCTTTGTGTCCTAGCGTTAGATAGATTTGGTGATTTTGTCTCAGATGAG GTGGTTGCTCCAGTACGTGAGACTTGTGCCCAAGCTCTTGGTGCCACCGTGAAGTGTCTCAGCTGCGATGGTGTGGCTGGCATCCTTAACGTCCTACTTCAACTTCTGAAGCAAAGGCAGTGGGAGGTGCGTCACGGAGGCTTACTGGGAATCAAGTATCTTCTGGCGGTGAGACAG GAAATGACATCAGACCTTCTTCCAAAAGTTCTCAACTACATCTTCCAAGGTTTACaggatcatgatgatgatgttcgtGCAGTTGCTGCGACATCTTTGTTGCCAGTAGCGACACAGCTTGCTACGCTACTACCGCAGCAGATTCCACTGATGGTGTATTGTCTGTGGAACACGTTATTAGAGCTAGATGATCTCACCTCTTCAACTAATAGCATCATGTCACTTCTTGCTGCCCTGCTCCAGACCCCAGCTGGAATGGTCGCTCACAG TTCCAACTCGACTCTGACCGAGTTTGTCCCTCGTCTGTGGCCCTTCCTACGTCACAGCATAGCCTCAGTGAGGAAGTGTGCTCTGGAAACCCTTTACACTATCCTCTGCCAAGAGCAATCTCCAATCTGGCTCATTCCGATACTTCAAGATGCCTTGAGACATATCTACCAGAGGAGTCTTTTGGAACATAAAGCAGAACTATTGGAAATAATTTATAAG GTTTGGTGCAAGCTGATTGAGCGCTCTCCCCACGAGTATCTGATCGGAGCCTCGATGCCTTGGCTTGCTGTCTGGCTATGCCTCATCATGCAACCGTCCATTGTTCCCTTTGAGAGAGCCCTCCTCATAGAAGCAAAACATAAGCACAAG GATCCACAAGATCTCAAAGGGCGCCCCATTCCAGAGCATCTAGTCAAGGAAGCTGAATACTTCATTGGTGGGAATGAGTCTATGGTTGAGAGGAAGAGCTTGAGAGATCAGCATGTGATGGGGGCCAGACTCTTGGCCAGTAG gttgcTTGGTTTCCTTTGTAGCCACATCACCcgccctccaccaccaccaaagAAGTACCCCGAGGGTATGGAGACACCTCTAGAAGCTATGGCAAAGTTGTTGCTCTTCCATTTGGATTCTAAATCGGCTCTGCAAAGATTTGCCATAGCATCTGTTGTAAGGGAGTGGGCAATGATGGATAAG GATTGTCCGTTACAAGAAACGGTGAAATCTCGCATTCAGTCATGTCTGACAGAGGCAATCTACTTTGATGAGATAGCGGTGCTATTCACGAGGATGCAGAACAGATGCCAGGAATTCATGACGTTACTTGGAGAGAAAACCAAAGTTGAGGTGGCAGCTATGATACAGGCAGG GCCTGTACTGACAGTTGAACAAGCTAATTCACTTTGCAATGAAGTGTTCAACTCCATGAAGGATAAGCTACAGGGCCAGTCGCTACAGCTTATTGATGAGAAACGGTTGCAGCTTCTGAGCACCGTGTCACAAACCAGTTCCGAACAGCAAACGCTCTCAATGAGGGCTCAGACCAGTCTTGCTGGGGCGTTGGTTAGCCAGGGGTACCTGCCTGATAAGATGAATCCGGTCATTCGACCCCTCATGGATACCATAAAGAAAGAGGAGAACTGCCAGTTGCAG AAACTGGCAGCCAAGAACCTGGCTTTCTTACTCAACCATTGCATAGACAGGACGCCATGTCCCAATGCCAAGGTTGTGAAGAATCTGTGTAGCTTCCTCTGTTCAGATCCATCCACCACGCCTGTAGTCAACCAAAGCAATACAAATACAG ATGCTAGCTCTGTGGATGCAGCAATCAACTGTGATGTTTACTCAGGTATCTTGACCCTGTCTGCTCAAGCTCGCAACATGGATGTCGGTAGGAAGAGAACGTCCAAGAAGGAATCCACCTTTACCCGTGATATTCCAACAGACATTCTTCCGAATGGCGATCAAGGT TCAAATTGCCTCCAAGCAATACAAAGAAGAGGAGCTGAGCTCGCTCTGACAATCATATCCAAGCATTTTGGCGCACATTTAGATAGTCAAGTTCCCAACCTATGGAGTGGCATGCTGAGTGCGTTGTCATCTTTGGAGAAAGACAAGTCAG ACTTGTCATCTTTGAAAGAGAATGATTCGGCTGCTCAAGAGCTAGTCAACTCCCTGCAGGTCCTTGAAACAGTGGGAGCTGAACTTAGTTCACATTTGTATAATAAG TTACTTGCGCACATCACCCACCTATGCACATGCCTGGAACATCCTTATACAGCAGTCAGACACATGGCAGCTCGTTGTCTAGGTACCCTGGCCAAACTGGACATTGTGACTGTGATGACTTACACCATTGAACATATCTTACCGCTATTCGGAGCATCGGATAACGTAACCGTCAGACAGGGAGCACTGGAGACTCTGCATT ATATGATTGACCACCTTGGTGTCGAAATTGTGCCATACACCGTCCTGCTAGTCGTCCCGGTGTTGGGACGCATGACTGACCAGAATGAAAGTGTTCGGTTGATGGCCACGCAGTGTTTTGCTATGTTGATCCGGCTCATGCCACTCGAG GCTGGTATTCCTGATCCTCCTGACCTGAAGAAGACGTTGGTTGACCAGAAAGATAGGGAGCGTCGCTTCCTCGAGCAGCTCATGGAGACCAGCAAATTAGAAGACTATAAAGTGCCAGTCAAGATTGATGCTGAGTTACGCAAATATCAGCAG GATGGTGTAAACTGGTTGGCATTCCTCAACAAGTACAAGCTTCATGGCATACTCTGTGACGACATGGGTCTGGGTAAGACCCTGCAGTCTATTTGCATCCTGGCTGGTGACCACTTCTACAGGGAACAGAAGTATCAG GAAACAAAACATGCCGACTGTGTAGCACTCCCCTCTCTGGTTGTCTGTCCACCAACTCTGACTGGCCACTGGGTGTATGAAGTGGAGAAGTTTGTGGACAAGGAATATTTAAATCCACTACATTACACTGGTACACCCCAGGAGAGACAAAG ACTACGCAGCAAAGTGAAGAAGCATAATATTGTGATTGCATCATATGATATCGTAAGAAATGATCTGGAATTCTTTGG GGCCATAGATTGGAATTATTGCATTTTGGATGAAGGTCACACCATAAAGAACTCTAAAACAAAGCTCACCAAGGCAGTCAAACAGCTCAATTGTAACCACCGGTTAATCCTCTCCGGTACGCCGATACAGAATAACGTCCTTGAACTCTGGTCTCTGTTTGACTTCCTCATGCCTGGGTTCCTTGGCACGGAGCGCCAGTTCCAGGCACGTTACGGCAAGCCTATTATCCAGAGTCGGGATGCGAAGAGCTCGTCCAAGGAGCAAGAGGCTGGTGTCCTTGCTATGGAGTCGCTGCATCGGCAGGTGCTGCCATTCCTGTTGCGTCGGTTGAAGGAGGATGTCCTCCAAGATCTCCCTCCAAAGATTATACAGGATTATTATTGTGATCTCAGTCCACTTCAG GTTCAGCTCTATGAAGATTTCTCGGAGAGTAAAGCAAGAGAGAATGTTAATGAAGATGTCCTCAGCAGCGAACAGAAGGTCAACCAACAAAAAGCTACACACGTATTCCAG GCTCTTCAATATCTGCGTAAAGTCTGTAACCACCCAGCGTTGGTGTTGACATCCAAGCATCCACAGTTTGAGAAGGTGACAGCACAGTTGGCTCAGAAGAACAATGCTCTTGCATTGAATGATATCAATCATTCCAGTAAACTAGTCGCACTCAA GCAACTTCTGCTGGACTGCGGCATTGGAGTGGCATCAAGTGTCGTCAACAACCTAGGGGATTTTGGCCCTATCGTCAACCAGCACAGGGTGCTTCTCTTCTGCCAACTCAAGAGCATGCTCGACATTGTGGAACATGACTTATTTAA GGTGCATATGCCTTCAGTCACATACTTGAGGTTGGATGGTAGTGTCCCGGCAGGAACTCGCCACGGTTTGGTCAGCAGGTTTAACAATGACCCATCCATAGACGTCCTCCTCTTGACGACTCATGTGGGTGGTCTCGGTCTCAATCTCACGGGAGCAGACACAGTCATATTCGTGGAGCATGATTGGAACCCCATGAAAGATTTACAG GCTATGGATCGAGCCCATCGTATCGGACAGAAGAAGGTTGTCAATGTGTACCGACTGATCACACGGGGAACGTTAGAGGAGAAGATCATGGG gctacagaaattcaaaataaatatcgCCAACACGATTATCAGTCAAGACAACTCCAGTCTTCAGTCAATGGGGACTGATCAGTTACTTGATCTATTCACATTGGAAGAGAACAAGAAGGGTGCAAATGCTGCTGGTGGCAGCAGTAAAGAGGGTACAGAGAAGGATGGGGCCAAAAATGTGATCGATAGTTTGGAGGAGTTATGGGATGAGAAGCAATATGAAGATGAATATAACTTGGACAATTTCATATCATCACTTTCTAATTGA
- the LOC135492948 gene encoding uncharacterized protein LOC135492948 isoform X1 — MAEEAAYCGTWKIVECVPLAGALEPTGIEGTEFFLDESGDVSWKIPKETNPESMPFFFCETYEVVLTEPALLKFYGTYAGHVGHVIEFRVEVSDDLMLLTYERCCMLQCQKVLSHDPNEEAPFSFLGAFEEGHFSDLIIKADNGKEFKVHKTILNLSVPSIDWNKTPPPLTGLKEDVLYAVLYYVYSECLPRGMSETTCKACIKAVNKMPGFLKFSELCETFLKNTALRQQITNLVNDMHNCADKIIDLFSGKVSAGEGQGSSTDGGSDDSLMTNPAKLCYIIKQALREGAVACAKLLILCDLFSRRKGELSREERHEIIKYAKSRIPVFMNQLLRFLDVCKRHASTLTASQRQEMATYLVPEIEAALETISKFIFDTKTALEQVISAANTVEKNNEKHGAEKHEKHKKAHVGEVLGKTLRNALHVRELIKLKHFHEKTTDTVVSLMLKKESFGTMTHEEKVRSVAKNIEQLCDEVPVFLSLRIEELMSALDERVTWKEWKYLFKLGTSKVAWALNKVIANKSSLKSMIQQLNDLVHRDHFSQSLTTLGLLDPVVPKAPDAATNSALPQVSVPTTKYAQLSSVESLCIPPFARDSSLAKSALELLHQGENTDMLFEVVSISEGGDTIIDHSEEEPVPRTDRERDIDIRQIKAHCVVISSRCDWFRRALLSGMRESIDKKIIVHDTNPALFQMFLEYLYSGELETSELATEQLADIMQISDRYEMDSLKLLCEHSLRHHLDEDTALFLLSLADQFHAKILRAASLNFIMDHPSLIESEIFADLPEHLQTEAEDCVAWHGLEPRTRSLSGHCHTETPSSVSSLSEVDELMTTLDIAERQDPSSSSSEELPFMEDSVRLEGCLSALRDIVGDTVPREELVRVALAADYDVNRALNFFFSS, encoded by the exons TACTGAGTTCTTCCTTGATGAAAGCGGCGATGTGTCATGGAAAATCCCAAAGGAAACCAACCCAGAGTCAATGCCGTTCTTCTTCTGTGAGACATATGAG GTTGTTCTTACTGAGCCTGCTCTACTTAAGTTTTATGGAACATATGCTGGCCACGTTGGTCATGTCATTGAGTTCAGG GTGGAGGTTTCTGATGACCTGATGTTGTTGACATATGAAAGATGCTGTATGCTACAGTGCCAGAAG GTGCTATCACATGACCCAAATGAGGAAGCCCCCTTCTCATTCCTGGGGGCATTTGAAGAGGGGCATTTTTCAGATCTCATTATTAAAGCTGACAATGGAAAGGAG TTTAAGGTTCACAAGACAATCCTGAATCTGAGTGTGCCTAGTATTGACTGGAACAAGACGCCTCCCCCTCTCACAGGGCTGAAAGAAGATGTTCTTTATGCTGTGCTCTACTATGTCTACTCTGAGTGCCTGCCTCGTGGCATGTCAGAAACCACTTGCAAGGCTTGCATCAAGGCTGTCAACAAAATGCCTGGGTTCCTTAAATTCTCGGAGCTGTGTGAGACATTTTTAAAGAACACTGCATTAAGACAAC AAATTACCAATCTAGTCAATGATATGCATAATTGTGCCGATAAGATCATTGACCTGTTCAGCGGCAAGGTCAGCGCAGGTGAAGGTCAGGGGAGCAGTACTGACGGTGGCAGTGATGATAGTCTTATGACCAACCCTGCTAAGTTATGTTACATCATCAAACAGGCCCTTAGGGAAGGAGCTGTTG CTTGTGCCAAATTGTTGATATTGTGTGACCTCTTCTCAAGGAGAAAAGGTGAACTGTCTCGTGAAGAAAGACATGAAATCATCAAATATGCAAAATCCAG AATCCCAGTGTTCATGAACCAACTGCTACGATTCCTAGACGTGTGTAAGCGCCATGCTAGTACGCTAACTGCTAGTCAGAGGCAGGAGATGGCAACGTATCTAGTACCAGAG ATTGAAGCTGCCCTAGAGACGATATCCAAGTTCATCTTTGACACAAAGACGGCCCTCGAACAAGTGATAAGTGCTGCAAATACAGTTGAGAAGAACAATGAGAAGCATGGTgctgaaaaacatgaaaaacacaaGAAAGCTCATGTTGGAGAGGTGCTAGGCAAAACACTTAGAAAT GCATTACATGTTAGAGAGCTAATTAAACTAAAACATTTTCACGAGAAAACAACAGACACAGTGGTTAGCCTCATGTTGAAAAA GGAAAGTTTCGGAACCATGACCCACGAAGAGAAAGTCAGGTCTGTCGCCAAAAATATCGAACAACTCTGCGACGAGGTGCCAGTGTTTCTGTCGCTGAGGATTGAGGAGCTGATGTCTGCACTGGATGAAAGGGTCACATGGAAGGAATGGAAGTATCTCTTTAAATTAGGAACGTCTAAAGTG gccTGGGCATTGAATAAAGTGATAGCAAATAAATCAAGCCTGAAGTCCATGATACAACAACTGAATGACCTTGTGCATCGTGATCATTTCTCACAATCATTAACAACTCTAGGCCTGTTGGACCCTGTTGTACCGAAAGCTCCCGATGCTGCAACCAACAGCGCTCTACCACAGGTCTCTGTTCCAACTACAAAGTATGCACAG CTGAGCTCTGTCGAGTCATTGTGTATACCACCTTTTGCCCGGGACAGCTCATTAGCCAAGTCAGCGCTGGAGCTGTTGCACCAAGGCGAGAACACAGATATGTTGTTTGAAGTGGTTAGCATCTCGG AGGGCGGTGATACTATAATTGATCACTCGGAGGAGGAACCTGTGCCACGAACCGACCGAGAACGAGACATAGACATACGCCAGATCAAGGCCCACTGTGTTGTGATATCGTCACGATGTGATTGGTTCAGACGTGCATTACTTAGCGGGATGAGAGAATCTATAGACAA aaaaatcATAGTACATGATACTAATCCTGCTCTGTTTCAAATGTTCCTCGAGTACTTGTACAGTGGTGAACTAGAGACGTCAGAATTAGCAACCGAACAATTGGCTGATATTATGCAAATAAGTGATAGATATGAG ATGGATAGCTTAAAGTTGCTGTGTGAGCACTCCTTGAGGCATCATCTTGATGAAGATACGGCATTGTTCTTACTAAGCCTAGCTGATCAGTTCCATGCGAAGATACTTAGG GCAGCATCGCTCAATTTCATCATGGATCACCCTTCCTTGATTGAGAGCGAGATTTTCGCCGACTTACCCGAGCATTTACAAACAGAGGCAGAAGACTGTGTTGCGTGGCATGGCCTTGAGCCGAGGACCCGATCACTTAGTGGGCATTGCCATACTGAAACGCCTAGTTCTGTGTCGAGTCTTAGTGAGGTGGATGAACTCATGACCACACTCGATATTGCCGAGAGA CAGGACCCGTCTTCCAGTTCATCAGAGGAGCTACCGTTCATGGAGGACTCAGTTCGTCTCGAAGGCTGCCTCTCTGCATTGCGTGATATTGTTGGGGACACTGTGCCTCGCGAGGAGCTAGTCCGGGTTGCATTGGCAGCAGATTACGATGTGAACAGGGCATTgaacttcttcttctcttcatgA